The Methylocella tundrae genome contains the following window.
GGTGCCAATCGGCCTTGGCGTTGCAATCTTTCTGACCGAACTCTGCCCGCAGCCGCTGCGCCGCCCGATCGGCATTGCAATCGAGCTTCTGGCAGGAATCCCGTCGATCATCTACGGCATCTGGGGCCTTTTCGTCTTTGCGCCCTTTCTGCAAAGGCACATTCAGCCGGCGCTGATCGACACATTCGCGAACGTGCCCGTCCTCTCGTCGCTTTTCGCGGGGCCGCCCTATGGCATCGGCATTCTGACAGCCGGCTTCATCCTCGCCATCATGGTGCTTCCCTTCGTCACTTCCATTTCGCGCGATGTGTTTGAAACCGTGCCCGTGGTGCTCAAGGAGGCGGCCTATGGCTGCGGCTGCACGACCTGGGAAGTCATCCGGTCGATCGTTCTTCCCTACACGCGCATCGGCGTCATTGGCGGGGTCATGTTGGGCCTTGGCCGCGCGCTCGGCGAAACGATGGCCGTCACATTCGTCATTGGCAACGCGCATCGCATCTCGGGCTCGCTGCTTGCCCCCGGCACCACGATTTCGGCGAGCATCGCCAATGAGTTCACCGAAGCGGTCGGAGACCTTTACACCTCCGCTTTGATCGCCCTCGGCCTCATCCTCTTCATCATCACGTTCTTCATTCTCGCGATCGCGCGCTACATGCTGATGCGGATTGAACGTCAGGCGGGGACTTGATTCATGTCGCTTTACGGCCGGCGTCGGCGCACCAACAATATCTATCTGGGACTGTGCTATGCCTCGACCGTGTTCGGGCTTGGATGGCTGGTCATTATTCTTCTCGAACTCTTCATTCAGGGCTTTGGCGGTCTGTCCCCGGCTGTCTTCACGCAGATGACGCCGCCGCCGGGATCGGCCGGCGGCCTTCTGAACGCTATCGCGGGCAGCCTCGTCATCACCTTTCTTGGCGTCGCCATCGGCACGCCGCTCGGCCTCCTCGCCGGCACCTATATGGCCGAGTATGGGCGTCATACCAAGCTGACCTTTGTGGTGCGCTTCATCAATGACATTCTGCTCAGCGCGCCGTCCATCGTCATCGGCCTTTTCATATATGAGATCATGGTGGCGCGCGTCGGTCATTTCTCCGCCTACGCCGGAGCCTTTGCACTGGCGGTGATCGTGGTTCCCGTCGTCGTGCGCACGACCGAGGATATGCTGCTGCTCGTGCCCAATCCATTGCGGGAGGCGGCCAGCGCGCTTGGATTGCCGCGCTCCATCGTCATCAGCAAAGTGTCCTATCGCGCGGCGCGCGCCGGCCTCATCACAGGCGTCCTTCTGGCGGTCGCCCGCGTCAGCGGGGAAACGGCGCCATTACTCTTCACCGCCCTCAACAATCAGTTCTTCAGCACCGATCTGAACGCGCCAATGTCGACCCTTCCGGTGGTCATCTTCCAGTTTGCGCTCAGCCCCTACAAGGAGTGGCAGCAGCTCGCCTGGGCCGGCGCTCTCATCATCACCCTTGCTGTGCTCGCCCTTTCCATCATCGCGCGCGTGCTCGGCGCCCAAAGGACCGCGAAATGACTGCGACGAACAACATCGCCAATCTGCCGCAGAAGGTCAGCGTTCGCGACCTCGATTTTTTCTACGGCGAGACTCACGCTTTGAAGAGCGTCAGCCTGCCGCTTTACACCAACAGAGTGACCTCTTTCATTGGACCGTCCGGCTGCGGAAAATCGACGCTGCTTCGCGTGCTGAACCGCATGTATGATCTCTATCCGAAGCAGAGGGCCGAGGGCGAAGTGCTGCTCGATGGCGAGAATATCCTGAAGCCGGATCAGGACCTCAATCTTCTGCGCTCCCGCGTCGGCATGGTGTTTCAAAAGCCGACGCCGTTTCCGATGTCGATCTATGACAACATCGCTTTCGGCATCAAGCTCTATGAGAAAGTCAGCAAATCCGAGCTCGACGGCAGGGTTGAGGCGGCCTTGAAAGGCGCCGCGATCTGGACGGAGGTCAAGGATAAGCTGAAGGCCTCGGGCCTGTCGCTCTCCGGCGGCCAGCAGCAGCGGCTCTGCATCGCCCGCACCGTCGCCATTCATCCAGAAGTGATCCTCCTGGACGAGCCTTGCTCGGCTCTCGATCCAATTTCGACGGCCAAGATCGAGGAGCTGATGGACGAGCTGAAGGAAAACTACACTCTTGCGATCGTCACGCATAATATGCAGCAGGCGGCGCGCTGCTCTGACTACACGGCCTTCATGTATCTTGGCGAGCTTATTGAATTCGGGGTGACATCGCACGTGTTTACCTCGCCCGAGAAAAAGCAGACGCAGAACTATATCACCGGCCGGTTCGGCTGATTGCTCGCCAGGGCTTCGAGGAACACGACATGTCCGATCATATTGTGAGAGCTTACGACGCGGAACTTGAGGGCCTCGGCCAAAAGATCGCGGAAATGGGCGGTATCGCTGAAAAAATGCTGTCCGACGCGATGGACGCCCTCGCCGATTTCGACACGCAGCTTGCGCATGCGACAATCGCCAGCGATCCGCGCCTCGACACGCTGCAACGCGAGATCGAGGAGCAGGCGATCTTAACGATCGCGCGGCGCCAGCCTCTCGCCGTTGACCTGCGCGAGATCATCGCGACCATCAGAATATCGAACGATCTCGAACGCGTTGGCGATCTCGCCAAGAATATCGCCAAACGCGCCATCAAGGTCGCCGCCGACGTGCGTATTCCGCGCGCCATCGTCGGCCTCAAGTCGATGCACGATTCCGCCGCGATCCTGTTGAAGGACGTGCTCGACGCCTATTCGCAGCGCGACGCCGCGCGCGCGCGCGAAGTCTGGACCTATGACGCCGATCTCGACTCTCTTGAAGACTCGGTCTTTCGCGACCTGCTGACCTTCATGATGGAGGATCCGCGCAATATTTCATTCTGCGCGCATCTTTTGTTCTGTTCAAAAAACATCGAGCGCATAGGCGATCACGCCACCAATATCGCCGAGACGGTGGTCTATCTCGTGACCGGCGAAACCATGCCGGCCGATCGTCCGAAGGGCCGCAGTGTTCTTTCCGAATTGCCGACCGCAGCGGGTTGAAATCCATGAGCGAAATTCAGACTTCCGTTGAAACCCGGACCGGCGCGGGACGCGGCCTCTCCGCGACGCCAGCTCCCCGCATTCTCGTTGTCGAGGACGAAGCCGCTTTGAGCCTGCTCCTCGCCTACAACCTCGAGGCGGAGGGTTTTGTCGTCGATCGCGTCGAGCGCGGCGACGAGGCCGAAATCAGGCTGAGTGAAGTCATCCCCGATCTCATCATTCTC
Protein-coding sequences here:
- the pstC gene encoding phosphate ABC transporter permease subunit PstC, translating into MVETRVKDLKEKAVVDLAVDGAVSGRALSRIRILNWLKLKDRGFRLLTLSAALAVLLILGGVIGSLIVGSIPALKAFGFGFLGTQTWNPVTEKFGALAPIYGTLVTSAIAMIFAVPIGLGVAIFLTELCPQPLRRPIGIAIELLAGIPSIIYGIWGLFVFAPFLQRHIQPALIDTFANVPVLSSLFAGPPYGIGILTAGFILAIMVLPFVTSISRDVFETVPVVLKEAAYGCGCTTWEVIRSIVLPYTRIGVIGGVMLGLGRALGETMAVTFVIGNAHRISGSLLAPGTTISASIANEFTEAVGDLYTSALIALGLILFIITFFILAIARYMLMRIERQAGT
- the pstA gene encoding phosphate ABC transporter permease PstA is translated as MSLYGRRRRTNNIYLGLCYASTVFGLGWLVIILLELFIQGFGGLSPAVFTQMTPPPGSAGGLLNAIAGSLVITFLGVAIGTPLGLLAGTYMAEYGRHTKLTFVVRFINDILLSAPSIVIGLFIYEIMVARVGHFSAYAGAFALAVIVVPVVVRTTEDMLLLVPNPLREAASALGLPRSIVISKVSYRAARAGLITGVLLAVARVSGETAPLLFTALNNQFFSTDLNAPMSTLPVVIFQFALSPYKEWQQLAWAGALIITLAVLALSIIARVLGAQRTAK
- the pstB gene encoding phosphate ABC transporter ATP-binding protein PstB, which gives rise to MTATNNIANLPQKVSVRDLDFFYGETHALKSVSLPLYTNRVTSFIGPSGCGKSTLLRVLNRMYDLYPKQRAEGEVLLDGENILKPDQDLNLLRSRVGMVFQKPTPFPMSIYDNIAFGIKLYEKVSKSELDGRVEAALKGAAIWTEVKDKLKASGLSLSGGQQQRLCIARTVAIHPEVILLDEPCSALDPISTAKIEELMDELKENYTLAIVTHNMQQAARCSDYTAFMYLGELIEFGVTSHVFTSPEKKQTQNYITGRFG
- the phoU gene encoding phosphate signaling complex protein PhoU, translated to MSDHIVRAYDAELEGLGQKIAEMGGIAEKMLSDAMDALADFDTQLAHATIASDPRLDTLQREIEEQAILTIARRQPLAVDLREIIATIRISNDLERVGDLAKNIAKRAIKVAADVRIPRAIVGLKSMHDSAAILLKDVLDAYSQRDAARAREVWTYDADLDSLEDSVFRDLLTFMMEDPRNISFCAHLLFCSKNIERIGDHATNIAETVVYLVTGETMPADRPKGRSVLSELPTAAG